The Salarias fasciatus chromosome 11, fSalaFa1.1, whole genome shotgun sequence genomic interval AATGTCAAGGTCAAACAGGTGCGTTGCGACTCAGGCTCCCTCGATGGCACATGATCATCAGTCACCTAatttcccccccctcctctctgcacAAGTCAGGATATCAGCTGACACACAGTTCAGCACACACTTCCTGTGAACATGCATAAATGCATggctgtgagagtgtgtggttTGGGcggtgcatgtgtgtctgtatgaGAATGAGGATGTGAGGATAATTTAATTATGGAGCAGATAGAGCGGGTTACTGAGGTTAATATCCTGCATGCACTCTGTTACTCTCCGGACACAGTAATTGCTTTAAGCACATTAGGAACTTTATTGACTGCGATGGCCTTTTAAGACTTTACATTTCTGCTGCTTAGTGTCAGACAGGAGTCGTCCTGTTCTGctcactgtctctgtctccctctgtctgtctctcccagCCTCCCCCTCTCCTCGCCCTGTCGCTCGCTTCCCTCTGCATGTTTCTCCTTGCCAGTGTCTGCTTAATTGAGGCTCTGTAAATACGATGAGATTTGTATAGTGCCTCATCCGTAGAGGCGGCTTGATGAggtttgactgacaggtgatTAACTCCTCTTAACCCACAGAATCATTTGTCCTCGGTGGAACAGTTGCACTAATGACACCATAAAAGGCTTTTTGATGTGTCAAAttctggagcagagagagagagagagagagagagagagagagagagagagagagagagagagagagagagagagattccaACAATTCCCTCGAAAAAGTGCAGCCCCctcactttctctttctctcagcTGAGATCAATCCTCTCAACACCCCCTCAGTAGATGTCTCCATTTTCACTCAACTAGACCTCTTAATGAGGATGGAGGTGAATGGAAGGAGTTATTAAAAAGTCCTCACCTCTCTCCTGGGATCGCTAAAGAGGAATTATATGCAACTAAGTGCACTTACAGCCCCAGTTAGAgttatttcacatttctgtaGCCATAAATCCACATCCACTGCAGTCAAGGCTGGGGTGGAAAATTATTTCTGGCCCAGAAAGAATTtagtgttcttttctttttataaggGATCCACTGGAAGATTTTCATTAGGGGCTTCAGGTGccgaaaaagggaaaaaaaaaaaaaaatgaattggaGGGAGGAGATGAGAGACATGGGGAAAGTGattgggaggagaggagaggcgaAGGAACAGTGTCACAGCAGACAGGGAGGGGAGCCAAGCAATAACTACAGCAGATACAGCCAATGTGCAGAGATAAATGATGTAATATCTGCATTGATCAATGTCTGTCCTGCCCCTCTAAAAGGCAGCATCTCTATAAATTACaacaccaccccccccccccctcctacaACCAGCCTCcactcaaagacacacaccctgCTATAAATAGACACACAccgaacacacacactacacgaATATCtcaataagttaaaaaaaaaaaaaattaagatgcAGCACTGTAAAGTTCCTGCATCTTGAGACCACTATGTAAATGTCTTCCTCCAGCTGTCAGGCCCATCTCCACGCAGAcggcaggaggaggggagggagaaaTCAATGTGTTACGATGGAACCATCCGACTAATGAGAAATCAAGTGGCTTGACTTTTCACATGAATCTCATCATGTCCACTCATATTATGAAACCAGGGTGCCATTAGTTGCACTTTAGTGTGACTAATATTTCCCCACGTCCCCGTTTCGTGTCTTTGTTAACAGTCCCACCGTGTGGCAGGAGGAGATAATGCACCTAAAAAAACATCACTCGGGGGAAATACAGCTTTAATGTCTTTAATTAAAACGCGGTGGAATAAAACTGGTGCCTAAATCCCACAGGAAATTTAATCAGCCCAAACTTTGTCTCCCTCCCTTCTAGTCCACCATAATAATCATGATTTGAAATCATCTGCATGTACTGGTGGATCACTCTGGTGTGTTACAGTGATTCTCAACAGCATGTCTCATCAAACATAATTGAAACTGGGGTTTCCATCAccacatgttttcaatcaaaggcAGAATCTAATGGGGCGTGAGAGGGCAGCTGTGGAAAGTTTTCACTCATCTTTTGTTGTAAAAGTGAAACTCAAACCTGTGGTTTTAAAATCACATTGagattctctgtgttttctttgaaaacaaaaaagttttcaaCCCTCAGCCAAGAACCCATACCCTTCTCATTAAGAAGCAAGCAGCTGATCATTACTCCCCCATGTGCTCCTGGGGGACATGTCCAACCTATTATCACAGTTGTGCATGAAATAGTCCACCCTCCTAACATTTCACTCAaccagataaaaaaaataattacaataagTGAGCAATTCATGGTTTATTTCTCTGAAGGAGCGTGGAAGTTAAAGAGAGATGTGAGTGACAGCCACTTCAATTTCCATTTCTCTGTAACACCCCATGCCCCCTCTTAAAAACTCTCTGGTTCTTTCCCTGTTTAAAATGATGATTCATGATTGAAACAGACACAACCTCAGAGGAGACTTTTCCTTTTAGACCTCATCCTTATTGCAAACCGACGCTCATTGTGGAAGCTGACTCATTTATGATGCTTTTCCCGGGATAATGATTTATCGTATTGCCAGCATGAATAGCTGCATCGGTTGCCAggaaagcaaaaacacaaactgctgcacagagaaaacactcaTGAGATTTCTCTTCAGTCAGGTTACACAGCAGTATGAGTCCTGGCTCCACAACATGGTCACATAGGTATACAGATGTATTTATATGCTTTTCATCTTTGAGTATTTGCTTAATTAAAAACCAGCTGAAGAAGAATGTTGACAAtactgatttgtgtgtgtgtgtgtgtgtgtgtgtgtgtgtgtgtgtgtgtatatttataaAGGAAAGCTTTGCTATCGGTAAAATCTGATGTGGATACAAGAATTATTTCTCTGGCACATAGAGGGTACAGAGGTCTAACACTGGGCAGGTGAAAAGCTGAAGGCCGGTCTCCCTTTAATATTTGAACTACTAagaggaaataaacattttcattgttcagttcaatggctttttttttgttctttttcaatCTTGCTTTATTGATTCCTCTTTGtaaactgcttttcttttcaacttCTGGTTGTTCAACAATTGAATCCTCATCACTCTTAGTGGTacgaaacaagaaaaacaaactgcttcaGCATCTTGAGCAGTCACAAAGtggaacatttatttatttgtttatttatctatctatacAGTGAGAAAGCAAATAGTTGTTTGATTTCTCTCCGAGTGAATTCCTGTAATGAATCTTTGTTCAAAATGTGCTGCaggtttatttctttaatttctatAGTGACATTGTGGTAATTGTACTGAAATGGCCGATGAAAGAAATTAATGAAAGGTCCCTGCCCCCCACATCACGTGAGGAGCTCAGTAAAAACTAGAAAGTCATCATTTTCTCTCCATTCCGCTCAGTAACTGTTGAGTCTCAGTTAACAGCCCGACGCCAGTTTGTGTGCATTAGTGGTGATTgatattaatgtgtgtgtgtgtgtgtcgtgacCTTGCTTCATTCAAGCTCAACAATGAAGGCATAAACTGTCACTCAGCACTTGGAGATCTCGAGTCAGCGTTTGTATTTACACTTGAGGTTTTGTCACAGCTCTGGTACGAACACAGTGAAGTCCTATTGATTTAGATATAAGAGGGCTTTTCTCAGGCATCCATTCTTTTCAGGCGCTGCAGCCACGTGCAAAGAGTGCAGACACTGTTTCAAATGCTGAGTAATGGAAAAATGTGAGGTAATTCATGACGTCAACTTATtccggccttttttttttaaatacagagtCTTCTTTGTTGAATCACCTATCTCAGCCATTGAATGGGAAGAAAAGGAGCTCATATGTGTGCAAGACGCAGCAGGTATATTGCTCaatcattcatgttttttttttcttctgcttcatcCGGTTGGGAGGTTCAGGAGTCGTTCTTCTTCAGGTGGGCGGAGGATTAAGAACTATTTCGTGGGCCAGACATTATTGATCAAACTGAGGGTGGCTTTTAGTGTgttggcttttctttttaatgatgcCCAATGCATCCTTCATTGCTTTATTTAGATGTATTTCCAAGTTCTTGCAAAGCACTTTAAATAGTTTTGCAGCAGAATCCCAGTGtgggggaaggaaaaaaaaaaagaaaccacgGTCTCATTCACATAAAGCTGGGTTTTCCTCAGcaagaaaccagcagaaaaGCGACTGTTGAAGCCATATATGGAGATGTGTCTCAAAGCTGATGTCAGCCGTGAGTGAAGGGGCTCCCCTTTCATTTGGAGGAATGCACAGGCAGCTGTGGGTGTGAGCGTCTCTGGGTCATAAAGATAGAGGCAGGGCATGCAGACGGCAGGGCGTGAGTCTGCAAGGCAAACAGCAGGAAGGTTTCtttaaatgaagtgaaacaaaACTCAAGGAGGAAGCATGCCGTGCAATGGAAGATACGTCCGGATGAATAGCTGAGGGGGAACTTGGTGTAATATCTTTGAATTCAGGGTGAGATGAGAAAGGATAAACACATGAAGAGCTGATTGAGAACCCTAGAGTTACAGACTGCACCAaagagaagagacagaagagaaacagaaaacaagacagagCAGAAGCTGCTTTCACTCCGAGCAAAGCTTGTTAGTGCTCTCACTGAAGGCTTCCTGTGTCAGCACCATGGGAAAATCAGGTAAGTGCTTTCTGCACCCTGAGGAGTTTACCTCTGATTGTTGTGCGAGTTAGATCTTTGCCCCCTCAAATGCCTCTTGCACATGTTTCATACTTCCTTGTTTGTCAGCGTTGCTATCTGAAATCAGATAAGAGTTGTCTATcacattttcattcactttAATGTTATTTGTTGCTTCTCGTCCATGCTTTTTGTCCCCTGTCAAGCAGCGTGGGAGAGGGATGCTGGCAGCATCTATTGTTTCTGTGGAACTATTTGAATGTCCCCATTGTGTGAGTGCTTGAGAGATTGTGAGACTTATGAAAAGGCCAGTGAGTGATAGGCACCAGGCAGTGGGGGTGAGGGTGGCTGCTGGTGGTGTGGAATGACGTTTTCTGCTCCATCATCTGTCACCAATTTCACGCTCGCTGTCTGAGGTCACTTCAGACTGTAGGTTGGGTTGTCTGCAGGCCCGGCGTTTGCTTCATTACATGTCTTTTTTGTCGAACGCTGTCTCACTCCTGCTGCCTCTGTCCGTCTTGTCTCTCAGCCTCCAAGCAGTTTGCCGAGGAGGTGCTGCGCTGCCACAACGAATACAGAAAGAAGCACCAGGCTCCTCCGCTGAAGCTGAGCAGCAAGTTAAGCAGAGAGGCTGCCCGGTGGGTTCATGCACTCACAGATCAAATTAGAAAGCTAATTAGCAGGGACTCCACATAGCAGTCGTCGTCAGACCGCCCTGGATCACAGTGACAGTCACAGCTCGCTCTGTCAAATGCAGTTACCACTTAATGTAACATCGCCTCTCAGGTGTTCCGTCTGTTTTGGCTGTGatcacattttctgttgactATTTATTTACCACTAATTGCAGTTGCATAGTGATTTATTTCGAATTAATCTAAAAAGAAGCTTAATTTCTAACTATTACAATGGGAGAAGCTGTGGAAATTAATTATATAAACCTGTTCAGTATTGTGCGAAACTGCAGAAAGGAAGCCCTCATGCATATTACCCTTTCATTCCATTTGCTTAAGTATGTCTGATGGTGCAAAACAACTGCAAACCGGGGTTTTAACGTGTTATGTGACATAAACGTAATTATAtagagaagcagctgaagcacAGTAATAGCTGAGGAGTTGTTTACTCGTTCAGGCTTGTTCTCTTTACTCCTGAATCATTTAATGCAAGATTGCTTTAAGATTCTCAACGACTAATTGAGAAATGCTTTCTCTGATTCCTTTTTTTATGAGTAACCATGACTTCAATGCAGAAAATCTACACCTCTATGGAAGGAGATATCCTTCACATTCTGTCAGTGTTGTAGCGTTTAGAATCTCTTTGTGGGAACATGAAAGGCTTTTCAGTTTCATCTCAGGTGAGATGGCTCATGGATATTTCTATATAAGATGTCTGTCTAAGATTCTACATATATTGAAAACATAACAGAACAACAGTTGTAATTCAGAAGATCaaaatctttcttttcctttttagaaggaaaaaaaactacagtagATTTTAGAAATCTTTCCTGTGTTTAGTTTGTGAAATTACTTATAGTTTCAGtcacatctttttctttttcaaaggtttttcaaattgaaaatatGAGAAGAGGCGTTAAACTGAAGGCCTGTTCAGAGTTTAGTTTCTGCCTTCCTTCACTTGGAGTCTATTTCTAAGTAGGTTACTGTTAAATTGGTTACGAGAAGAAATCACAGTGGGGCTCCGAGTCTGCCTGCTCTGAAATTGTCAAAATTAGATAtgcacatgttaaaaaaaaataagattaacACGTTTTCTAGGTAGATGATGGAGAGCAGAAGAGACTGCTTATTGCATTCATTCTGACGTTCCTGCTGAATGTCCACCAGCGTTCGTCTTCACTGTCATGTCTTTGCAAAGCAGAGCTCAGATATTATACAGTCAGTCACACAGCCCTTCATTAAAGCAGTCTCTGAGTGAAAAGGCTGAAATTATTCCCATTAAAAATGGCATCTCTACATTTAGAAGCCCTGTCGGCATGAAAATGTAGAAACTTTTTATCAGAAATCCATTGAATGATATCAAATTATGGACCTTTAATTTGTCTAATATAAAcccagatttttatttttaagtatttttggaggatttttttttttttttttcattaaattgatGTGTGGAGAACACGTTGCAGCATGAAGACCTGGTGAAGGTTGAATTGCTCGTCTCATAACATCACACAGGCTGTTCAGTGCATGAGCTCCGAGCGTTTTGTGTTTATGAATTCCTGGCAGACCGGGGACTGACTGGTCATCTGGAGCACAGGGACATTTCTGGGTAGGCTGGtgtttgaaatgaagtgaaTTTATTGCTTTTGATTCTATTTGTGGACCAACAGAAAACATGCGGCAGAACACTGAGTGGTGAATTTGAAAGTATTTGAAATTAGTGATGATTTATTTCACACATCATGTTTTGTTCTCAGGGTTTTTCTAAACACAGTTTATGTTTAAATCTACATACCTGCAGCTATCGTGCTTATGTAGTGTATTTTAACTCAACAGTTACAGTAAATATTCCAACCAAACCTAACTTCTGTTTGTATTCCATACGAGATACATATTTGATTGTATATAATAGACATATTTAATTGTCTGAACCACTTAAGAGGATGACTTGTATGTAATGGAAACGAAGCAGGattcaaaatgactgaaaccaACATGTGGAACTTTCTCCGTCCACAGTTATGCTGAGAGTCTGGCCAGCACGCGGATCCTGAAACACAGTGTtgagtccagcagagggagctgcgGAGAGAATCTGGCCTGGGCCTCCTATGACCAGTCAGGTACTCAGATTACATGTATACTTTAGTAAAAATGTACTGCAGGTCAGCTTTTTAATGACGGGTGGTGTCTGCCTAAGCTTCACTGTACTCATGTGCTTCTTCCGGTCCACAAAGAGAAGATGGAAAATCTAATAAGACGCATTCCTCTATGCGATAGTTTAGTCTATCACCTCTAGAATAAATGCTTGATCCCGACTCTCAGTGCCTGTAAATGAGCAGCTGGGACCTATTTTGCCCCTCTCACTTCAGATACCATGAGTCACTGCAGAAATATGTCAGCACAGGCCAGTGTGATTCATAAAACATCTACACTGCAGCAGCGGGTGACACAAAGTGCAGCGCTGTAAACAACTTGGGCCCAAGGGGGATCTGTAACTCAAGGATGCTGTCTCTTTACATCGCTATTAGTCTGATTAATAAGAACGTCCGGTGACTGATTTGACTGTCCTTTAAGTTGCTTTTCTGTCCCGTGCTCGTGCAGGGAAAGATGTGGCGGACCGCTGGTATGACGAAGTGAAACAGTACAATTTCAATCGTCCTGGATTCTCCTCTGGCACGGGTGAGATTCACCAACACATCTCTTTTAAATCTTAGTTTATCTGTTACTCGGTGCCGGTCGTTGTCAGTTGCTCTCAGTTTCTCGTTCTCAGGCTTGTTATTCTTACTGGGGTCACATTTCAGCCAGCGTGTGACTGTCTGACTCGGTGACTGGCTATGGGGAAACCGAGAGGGAAGCATAATC includes:
- the glipr2l gene encoding GLI pathogenesis-related 2, like; translation: MGKSASKQFAEEVLRCHNEYRKKHQAPPLKLSSKLSREAARYAESLASTRILKHSVESSRGSCGENLAWASYDQSGKDVADRWYDEVKQYNFNRPGFSSGTGHFTAMVWKSTKQLGVGKATASDGSSFVVARYFPAGNITNQGHFENNVLQPLASS